Part of the Spinacia oleracea cultivar Varoflay chromosome 5, BTI_SOV_V1, whole genome shotgun sequence genome, tttttactttttgggATTTTAAAGACAAATTCCGGTGAGTTAACTATAGTCTAACCCACTGTTAATTGAATGAGCAATAttataataacaaaaaaaaattaagtgcaaacgtaaatattaataaacggaTAATGGCCCAAGTGGAATATATAGTATTTCCGGTGATTGATGGTTAGAACATATGGAGTACAAGTAGTATTGAACTAATGGATTCCGGTAATAACATGAGGTTGCCATCATGCCATGTTTCTCGACTCCAGTAGTAATGCAATACGTAGTACAATAGTTCTAATCTTCTTctacataaaaaaaaatgataagcaaattattaaattcaaaagaaaaataaacgaTAACCCATATTAAAATTATCCAAAAGTATTTAGTGCCGTGCTTGTGAAAAAATCTTATGTTAATATAAATGTTTATTATCTTAAGAACTCTAATTGTtgaaaataaatgaaatttagattataaCAATTGTAATACTAACCTTTTTACTGATcttattctaatttttttacTGAAAGTTTCAATATTATTTCTCTTACAATTTAGTGTGATTGTACGTATTGTATACCTTGtctcaaaattattattattatattattattattattattatttagaaATAACACATCAATTTATTTAGCCACGGGGTGATCCTATATATGTAACGCTTTAAAGTtactagaaaaaaaaatatatatatatatatatatatatatataataacatATACTTTGTACGTAGTAATACGTTAgatttttcatattttgataattttctTACAAATATGGTCATTTTAATTGTCGGATGTAtcgaaattgaaaataaaataaaccacGGTTTATACGGAGTCAAATAACCTATGGAGTAGACTTCTTAAAAGGAGATTATCAACTAAACTGATCCTAATAGAGTGATGGAAAAATGTAACGAAAAGGTGGTGTTTTTACATACTATGTACGAGTAGCTTTAattctttcacctcattaattaggtacaattcatttaatttcttaaattttccaaaaagtaattcaatttcctttttttcaaTGGACATACTTTGAAAATCAAACCAAGTTAATTTTAATTCAAGGACCTAAACTTTTAACTAGAAGGATTAAACTTTATCTATGCTTGGTTAAGTTTGGCTGGAAAATGAATAGTAGGTCCTGAAAGGTGAAAAAAACAAGTATAGGTCCAAACGTTGAAAAATGTAAAAGGTTAGACCTCAACCTTTAACTTAAGTCATTTAATTCTCATTGGCTAATTCATTACCCTTGTTTATCGCGCCACAAATAATACGCTGTTTATCGCGCCACAAATAATACGCTGACACGTGTACAGTTAACCATAGGGTCTAACCTTTTAACTAAGGGACTAAACTTTTATATTTTATGAGTTAATTTTGGCCGGAAACTGCTTTATAAGGTCAAAATCAAgtagataaaataagtttaaattaGATGGGATCAAATTAGAAAAATTAAGTTGAAATTAGATCAAAAGCCACAAAGAGTGCAAGATAGTCTGAATTTTCAAAGACATGTTAATGGGACAAGTCTAAGAGCTGCATCTTCTCAGACCTCAGTTGTACCTGATATTACTAGGCAATTTACTAAGAATTTGAGAAATATTGCTGACATTATTTCTGCCCCACAGACATCTAGTATTCTAGTGTACAGTCTCCACTTGCAATAAGCTCCTCTCCAATCTCCATCCATGCTAGTTAATTCGAATATGATGATCAGTATACACCAAGAGAGAGCTAGAAGGCTTGATGAGTAGAATAAAATGTTTGCTTCCCACAAGTTGTGCCTTGTTCTGGATCTGGATTCAGCAAAGGTGAATAAGGGACAAAACTACAACCTGGTATGTTAGAGTTATGGTATATCTAGGGTTCTAGTATGTTTAGGAAACTAGATTTGTGTTAGTTTAGGAATCTAATATAGTTATGTTATAGTTTCTTTATAGGAGTATAAACCAATGATGTAACCAAGTTATGATTAAGCTATTCAGTTACATTATCGTTAATCAATATTATTCTTTGTAGTTTATCATCAATATTATTCTTTGTAGTTTATCGTGGTATTTGGAATTTGTTGGAGAAGGTACTGCGACATAATAGTTTCTCCCTTGTATAGTTGTATTGGCTGGACTTTAAGTACAGCTTCATCAACTTCAATGCCCTTAATGTGATGATGGGGATCCTGTTGATTAAGGATTTAATTAGAAGGTGTTTTGGGTATGGAATCTTCTATGGTAATAATAGATGATTCTAACAAGCTAAACCTGATAGTTGTAGAAATACTTTGGTGTTGTGTGCACCAACCAGTTAGATGAACAAGTTGCCCATGTAGTTGCCAATTCATTAAggtattctttttttttcttttttaatggaCTATCAGTCCTTGATTGTGAGGAATCTGTCTGCATAGTTGATTCATTTAGAAGAATTACCTGTTACTTTTTTATTTCAATTAGTAGGCCCTGATTGTGTTAAATCTGTAACAGCTTAATTGGGCTATGTCAACAACCAGGATCATTACCCTAGCTTAATATCTCAACGTACTTCTATACTCATGTAAAACTGAACAACATCTCAACTGATTCTCATATAATAAAAGACAGAATGAAATTTGACAAGTAgaaatatattattatattaacaaATGACTATATGATAAGAGACAaacacaaatttgcaaagatTCACGCCCACCTGtagaaaaaatcaaaataaatggGGGAAGAAAATAACATCTTGCACCACAAACTGATTGTTGTTTAAACCTTTCTACACACAGGAAAGCCCTCCACTAAAAACTATGAAGACAAACCCTATTACTAAAAGAGTATCAAAGGCAGTAATCTTATACGAGTGACCATAATAAGCATTCATTCTTGTTGCTGTATGCGCCTATATTTCTTCTGTCACACTTACCTCTCCCATAAACGGAGCATCCTGCAGAATTCGAACAAACATTCAGTAAACAAACTAGTTATTCTCTATGCGTAGCAAACATGGATACAATATGCTTTCATTAGTTGATCGAGGAAAAGGTTTACCATGTTTTCTTTGTTTCCCTCGAGTATTTCTTCCACATCCAGTGATTTGGCCGTGACTGTGAAGTGCAAGCAAATAGCAAAATTAAGCTCAAGTCAGTTGGACTGTAGTTTGATTATAGTACAATGTCATCATATTACTGTAATATGCTAGAATAATGCAAAGTACCTTCTTCAGAGACTGGATTTTCATCCTGTTTGATGGACTCTTGCTTGACTGGTTTTTGAACTTTCTTCTTTATGTTATTGCCTCCACTTTCAGTGACTAGTTTTGGCTTTACAAGTTCACGGTTAACAGATGCTCGCGTTTTGGTTCCTGGAGTAATCCGCTGTACATTTTCCTTCTTGGAAGAAGCTTTTGCTGAAGAAGCTTGAACATCAGTGTTTAGAGGTTTTGGTTTGAGCTTTTTGGTTGCTGCTGTAGAAGAGTTACTCTGAGCATCCTCACCGGAGAGATTAGTAGCATCTTCTGGTACATGAGAGCAGGTCACAGATTCTTGCAATTGTTCTGGGGTTTCTGAGATTTTGTAGCTCTCAAATAAGGTTCTGACAGTCTCTCCAAGTTCAACAAGGTTGTGTTTCTGCACATAGGATTTTAGCTCCTCACGCAGTCTCTGCATAGGCTGAACAAGAGCATATAAATcagaaaaacaaaatcaaatgatTCAAATCACCAATCACAGTTAGCCTAATCATGGTATGGCATCTAAGATTCTGTGTTTTCAATAGAAAATGAGGCCATTTGTACAATGGAAACGAAGCATAGTCTTTAGCTCATAGCCTCATAAGACAGCAGAAAACGGCTATGCATAACAGATGTGATTCATGTGAAAGTAGTCAATAAAaacagaaaaataatgttcactGTTCTCTAATCTATGACCAATAAGTTGTTTTATACAAAGATTTTGAGTATGATACCAACCTTGCACTACCAATCATGTAAACAAAGTTTTTTATTACATGCCAAGTAACTATATACACCTTACTAAGGTGCACTGCCTGTAAAATCCTAGAATCATCTGTATGCAACATGTCATGTTTAAGAGTTTATAGTAATTGCACATATGCACAAGTGCCCACATTAGCATTTCCTACACAACAAACCACTATATAAAAAGCCAAGACTCATTACCTCACATCCTGCCTCAAGGGCAAGGTTGAAGAAGCCGAGTGAAATCGAGTGATTAGCAGCAGACTCTGAGAGCTTAATCTGTGATAGCCAGTATGATGCTGAAGACAGGATATTGAACTTCCTACGCGTTGATGATCTAGAAACATCAGACAACGGCGTCTCACATCTTTCCTGACCAAAAGCCAGTCGTTTTGACCTAGCTCCTGAAATTGGAGTAATGTTGTTAGCAGTTTTTTGCCGAGGGCTTACAGATGACTTTGAAGGAATCGACAGCCTTCTTGGCGGCTTGGCAGATTTCTCCTTCTCCTTGCCAGAAAGCTCAAGAACACTCACACTTCTACTCACACTGGCAGTCCTCCCTCTGAAGAAGACATGTCACCCCACAATGAGGCAAAAGATAAGATACAACAAACACGATGAATTCACAACAGAAAACCGCCATCATTAAAACAAAATATGACTTGCTTTTTCGCAGTTACtggaaaatccaaaacaaaattATTCAGCATTGTGAAAATTGACATTAAgtcgcattattttaactaTCCTACAACATAAAAGCTGGGGAAGACCCacattaaaaccctaaaacttAGCCAGAAAAACACTAAATATCAATGACAATTGCTAGTCTTCAACTAACACAAGATAAAATGATAAAGCTAAACTCCTCACTGATAACATGACCCCCTATTGAACAATCTACTTAAACAAACCCAAATGCCGCGGTCCTTGTCATAACTCATAACTAATGGAATTGTATGTTCCACATAACACAACTTAGCAACCTACTTGCGATAACCATTTGGCTGACACGACAGGACTTGTATACTAATACTATATATAGTAATATATGTGTTATGACAAATTCAGAAAGAAAAACTGTATATTACATGAAATGCTGATACAGGAAATGTACAATTGCGACAGCAAGTAAGACAACTAAGCATATTGAAACGATCACTAACCAAATCTCAGGAGATAATTCTCCATGCTTATCACATACAAATTCCTATTGAACTCCATTTTCAGCACAATTATCATTATCACAAATTTCAATGCGAACTCCATTTTCAGCACAATTATGATTATCCAGAATAAGATGGCAAAAATTCAATTATTTCATAGTGAATTATCCAATTACAGGAATCGTAGTGTAAaactaaattaaatattaaaaactcaaaattaaattgaaaactgGCGGAACAAGAGAGAATTACCTCTTGGAAGAAGAAGCAGAAGGCAAATTATTAGCAATTTCAGGGGATTTGTTAGTTTGATCCTTTAATTTCGAAGCAGAACGCAGCGGATACCTAAGCTTCGATTTCGCTTTTCCCCCAAATTCAAAAAAACGAAACAAAAACCATAATCAGTTTCATAAGTCGGAAATGACATTAACTTCCATTCGCGAGGCAGAAATAAATGGTGGCAACCAGAATGAATTAAAAACCTCCATAAGTTACGCAATTCCTGAATCAAACCCTATAAATTGATTTGATTTAAGAGATAAACGTAACACTTACCAGAAGATACAGACGATTGTTGAACTTTCAGGGGATCCTCCATTGTTTAGTTGCAGGTTtatggagagagaaagatgagaGAATATTTGGCCGGAGACAGAAGGAATAAGAAGAGAGTGAGAGAGAGAATGAGAAACCTCCTCTCTTTATTATCTCATTTAGGCGGGAAATGTCatactatttttctttttcctttatttaatttttgaatCTTAAACGTTAGACTGAGAtgaataaataaaatgattATTGTGTTTTTCGTTGACGTGTCGTGTGATGATTGGGGAATGAAGGAGTTTAATTATGTTAAACGGTTGGATTTTTGGCGGGACCCTCATTGTTtttaattttcctttttaatgacgctcctcctcctcctcctcctttatccttttctttctttttttgggATTCGAATTTCGAATTTAAACAATCCTCAAATCTAGGGAGAGTGAATCTGTGTTGCATGACACTGTGACAGTCCTTGTTTCTGCAAAGTTTTATTGACTGTGactacaaagtccacaaagacgATAGGGTTGTTCAAGAGGTTTGGACAAGAAAAATATACCGGATTAATCCGGTAAATTAAAATTGATGAAAATTTTCTAGTTTtgtaagtcatatgatttagatttaataatgaacaaaaaaataatcTTACTTATAGTAATCAcgttaattttgaaaactgacaacaaaaaactgaaaattagtttttgtgattttcattttttggtttttagtttttagtttgtaaaaaaactgaaaactgaaaacaaaaaatGATACTGAACGGGCCCTAAGATTTTGTTTTTAGTTATTATTCCGGTTAAtttcatttcaaaaaaaaatcattatagTTACCACGTTGATCATTTGGGTACATAGTCATTAACCCTATTCTTTTGGACTTTATTTCAGTTCCAtacagttcagtttaattcagctCAGTTCAGTTCAACTCCATTCAGTTATGCTCAGTCAAATAAAGCTCAGAAGAACAGAGCCTAGCTCATGTACTCGTAAAGCCGATTGATAATTTGTTTGCAGCGTTATAACTCATAATACTAACATGAATTTACAATGGAATAGATAtagatatacttcctccattttttaataattgcaccatttgGATTTTAGCACTATTCTCATgttcttatatagttattttttttgatttatatgtaagaaaaaatatattcacgtgggatcttgttagattcgtttcgaaatatactttcatattatcaaatttttataattttttcaaatgtataatgagaaatattagtggttaaaatagtgcattagCAAACGTGAAATctcagatggtgcaattaaaaaaaatggaggaagtatgataTACTCGTACCGGTCACACTACCACGTGTTGACATCTTCCCGATGCTAAGGCCCAGCGTGTCCCATATGAGGCAACTCCCATGAGCCTGTATGCCTTTACTGATGCATGTATCTTGGTGCAAGTTAGTATCATTACGTGTTGTTTCCTCCACTATTGTTGTGTTCGATGCTTGCTGCGCATATGGGGTAGGCTGGCCTAGATCAAGCCTCGGGGATTCAGGCGCCGCGCGGGCGGTCAAAAGGCCCGTCCATGACATGTTGTATCAGAGCCGTCTCAACATCGTCAAGTGGGGAAGGTTCTTACACCATCAAGTAACCACCACGGAATTGTGACGTGCCTCCCTCCGTCACAATTCAGTCTGGCGCGAGTATAAAGGGCTGCCAGCAGGATGCTTTGGTGGGGCATCAAACCAGCGTGGGTGGTGCGCTAACCATGTGAGTAGGCAAGCGAGCTTGAGGAGGAGCGCCCCCAACGGACCGAGGGGTATGTCGTGACTACTACATGGCGGAACCTGTTACGAAGGAGACATGTTGAGCGATGAGGGAAAAATGCGTGCAACAAGCGAGGTGTCTAAAGAGGAGACGCGTTGTGCTGCTAAGGAGAGGGATTCGTTGTTCTAGCATCCTTGTCGATCGTTGGGCGAGCGTGGTGGATGCATGTCACTTGTGTTGTACGAGAGCAGCATGGGTGACATGTGCGCTGGGAAGCGACGAGCGGCGAGCCTCGTAGCGCCACACGAGGGCATTTGTGGCTTAGGTGGGGGAGCTTGTCACGTGTTGACATTTTCCCGATGCTAAGGCTCAGCGTGTCCCATATGAGGCAACTCCCATGAGCCTGTATGCCTTTACTGATGCATGTATCTTGGTGCAAGTTAGTATCATTAAGTGTTGTTTCCTCCACTATTGTTGTGTTCGATGCTTGTTGCGCATATGGGGTAGGCGGACCTAGATCAAGCCTCGGGGATTCACACGCCGCGCTGGCGGTCAAAAGGCCCGTCCGTGACAACACGCTCCACATTATTTTTAACGCAAAGGAGAAAAGCCCTGACAAAAGTAAGAAAATTTAAGTACTAGTACCTGAGTGTGGCTATGCCACTCCAATTCTTCACGAAGTATCTTCCCTACCTCCAACAATGGGACTTGAATCATTTCTATCTTCAACGATCGGTCAATTGCACGCTCTACACTTTGCAATTGCCTTAGCTCACTATACCAACTTCAAAAGATCGTTCACTCTTTTTGTTGGAAAAAGTTAAATCACCCAAAAAGTTCCCCTAATGCTCATCAAACGTTCGTTCAACAGTTGAACAAACTTTCTTTTAAGCTTTATAACCGAAATAGTATCGCCAACTATACGTTTACCCaagttttagtttcattcataGATTTCATTACAAGCATCACAAGCTACAATAAAATCTTGATGAAAAGCTAGCAAAAGATATATTGTGATGGAGGAACAAACTCGATAAAGTATAGACTATACACAACCTTAATATCGCGTACTCCACAATGAGATAGAGACAAGACAACATAGTTTTAATATAAGCTAAATTTACTTAGGCAGAATGAAAACAGTGAAGCCTGCAATTTACATTCACTCAATGAGGCACCCCCAACTTACAACAAGAAAACGACTACGGTATCAACACAAAATATATTAGCAAGTCACCAGTAAGTTCTTGACCTAAACAACAATGTAATCAAGGGCCACAACACAAACTGCAAAGAGACTTTTAACCTTGACCATGATTGAACTTGAGTCATATCTGCAATGTCATCATCACCTTCGCCATTGTGCTTGAGAACCTTTCCCTGAAACCGCTAAACAAATGCTTGTTAAAACACTTACACGAATGCACATGCTTGATTCATGCTTCAAGGAATTATAATGCAATGGAAATTGGTTAACAAGGACGGGTACTTTGACCTTCAGTCATACAGCAGTAAACAAACACAGGTGCGTACTTTTATTCGCTGAAAAAGAAATCCTCCAGGTGCTAAAATGGTATAGAGGTGACACTATGGCTTCAGTAGGTCTTATTTTTGTTGCAATAGTACCAAAATATCAAAGGATATAATATAAGATCACCTTCTCATTCATGCAATGGTTTAGCTACGTACGAGATATGCACAAAAAACACTACAATGGTCATTCCAAAAGACTTTCCTAAGAAAATAAGTATGCAATGCAATCCATTTGGAACCAAAGAATTATCTGAAGCACCACAGAAACAAAATGCGTTCTTAAATTGGATGTATTACCAAAAGTATACTTGAGAAGGATTACCACGGTTAACATATGTGCGGCAAATGGCAATGATGCAGAAGGAAGGACCCTTAAAATCTTTGTTCTAAAATTGGAAGTTATTTTCACACTCAAGCTTCGCTACAGTCCCctactcccccccccccctaaatTAGTTTCTCATGCTAAACAAACCATTAATATATACTCCTAGACCAACATGACGTCATTTGAGTCTCTAATTTGGGGTATTAGGCTAATGATACAAGTAACCATTCTTTCCAGTTTCCAGGAATCCAGGTTAATTAGCAATTACTTTCAGGACAATCCCACTTCACCGGAAAAAACAAGCAAAGCCTCAAAAATAGAACACAAGAAATTATATAAAAAGATTTTCAAAAGCCTTACCACTTCCATCTCTAGAAGACAACAAAGATTTGTCAGTTTTGGTTCCAGCCTTTCCACCACTACCTCCTTGAAGTACTTTCGGTGTCCTTGGTGACTGTGAGCTGATTTTTCCATTTGGAGCAGACGGGAGTGAATGACGTCGAGTCACGTTAATTTTCTCAGCTTCATCTTGGACAACTTTTGGGGATCCCTGAGCTCTTAACTTTGCCTTTGCAGATTGCGTCGCTTGCATATAGCTTGGAAGCTTCGGAGTATTCTGCAACCCATCCTCCATATGCTCCTGTTTTGCTGTAAAAGAAGCCTTCTTACTGGATTTCTGATTTTCATTCAATGTAGAATCTTCCTTAGTTTTTAACACCCCATTTGGCACAGGAGTATTTTCATCCTTCTCATCACTCTCAAAAGACTCTGATTTGACCATGGTTTCATCATCGTTTGATAATTCGACGGACATATTTGTTTCTAAGGGATCCTCCTCAGttgcctcttcttcatctggctTAGAATAAGTGATTGGCTCTTCCTTAACAGTAACACTTGTTTCTTCTTCCTTGATATTCTCAACGATGCTAACCTCATCTGGAATTGAAACCTCCTGAACAATGGATGCATTTGTTTTCTCAGGGCTGTGAGAAGGCCTCTCAGTTACCTCAGTCTGTGGCTGAACAGAGCTTTCGGATACAGGGGTGTGAACTTTTCTGAGGCTACGTTTAACCTTCTCAAGCTCATGTTGTGGATTTTCTTGCACCGAATCTGCGGGATGGGTTACAACTTTCTTCAGATTTCTCCGTGGTTTTTCTACTTCAGAGGTGGACTGTGTTGACACGTTATCATAAAGGGAAGGAACCTTGCGAACACTGCGCTTAGGCCTGCCTGTTTCCCCATCAATGACCACTGAGTTTGCTTGCTTCTTTTGGACCTTGGAGTTAGTGACTTTCTTTGGGGGAGAAACTGGTTTCCATGGGCAGGATATTGACCATCTATCCAACCATTTCTGGACTGAATTTGGATCTGTCACATCATATTGGACTCGCAGAGGCATCACTGCAGGTGATGGAGCTAGAAGCTGTATGGGAAGGGGAAAAAAAAGTCAGAAAAAGTAAGAAAAAACAAATCCATTGACTATGGTGGCAGTAACAAGATAGATAAATTCAATTAAAGTTTCCACTTTCAACAACTGGTACAAAGATGCAAAGTTGCATTTTACAAGACGAAGATAGAACTCGTCACAATTGTGAAAGTTTATTTCATCAAGACGAAGATAGAATTCATTGAGTAGCATATACTTAAGACAACTAACTACCAAGTAAAACTTTTCAAAGAAGTTACTTGGTCGATAGTTCGATACACAGGAATTGTGTACAATAGAGCTTAAGTGGGCAGATATGGATGCTTTTAGTTGACCCCAAACGTCGGACAGGGACCCACTCATCCATTCAAGGAAACAAACTAGCAAGCTTTTTAGGCActtaagagcatctccaatggttgtagttAGGGACTAGCTTGCAATTTTTAGAAATTCCAAGCTACTAGCTTAACCATTGGAGTTCAAAtgataaattagcttggccaagcaaattagcttaaacaagctaatttgcttgaaaaaaattggccaatgaaataatattaaattaaatttaaaatattgaTTGGCAAATAAGATTACATTAATATCAAGCTATTAGCTAGCCATTGGGGTAACAACTAGCTAAAAAGGAAAGTAGCTTGATATATTACGTGGCATGACAAGCTAATTTAGCAATTAGCTTACCGTTGAAGATGCTCTAAGGTTGAATTCAGTTTCTTAGTGGCCAACTATACTGTACAGGATGAGAAGGAAACATACCCCCTATCCTTTTCTTCTTTTGTACATGATATTAGACTGAGTAGATCCATTACGGGAGGGAGAGGGTTGGACAAGAATTCAAGTTTTAAACAACGTAAGTTGCCCATTTGTCTTTTATGTCATCCAGTTCTTAAGGTATTGATATATTTTAATCAGACAGTTTCAAGAGAAATTTGGTACTTGTATGTCATTATAGTAAGAATATGTCAAAGCTTACTTTTCTTGTAAATGCATTCACGGACAAGCTTGTGGCGCCAGCAGACACGTCTCCATGAACCCCAATTTTTCCATCCTGAAACTTTGCAAAATAAGTAGGAGAGAAATAGAATGGTAAGCTATAATCACGATTAGCGGCAGAGTTCAGAAGAAAGATCAATCAACTTTCATGTGAGCTGCATACAAACAACAAAACTGGCCTAGCAAAAAGCCAAGTATGGTCATCAACTGGTGTGGTAAATATCAACCACAATTCACTTTGCTGACTATGAATCTCACATCCATAAAATATTTGGTTCAAAGTGATTGTCTAATAGAGAGTTCATAGTGATCAGAGGAGTTAACCAATAGAACTAGGCTTCACTGTTTCAGTGAAGCAGTACAGAAGCAACTAGGACGAACAGCAAAGTTAATTTTAACCTTTTAAGGCATATAAGCAGATCAAAATAAAAACAGGTACACATTTCAAGATGCAGTTACTAAGATAGTTCTAGATTCTATTGGCACTAAAAAAATGCATTTTAGCTTGAAATATTTGTTATTAGCTATAAATGCTACTGGGCTATCCCCTGACAATCCACTACAAGTCTGCAACAACACAggaataaaataaagaaaagatCACACACAAAATATTTCCAGATGCTGTCCTAGAGCCCCTAGCCCCTATATAGGTGACAAACTGACAATGAGTCAAACCAGGGTCTAAGTTACTTAAGCTCTGCTAAGTCAAAAGCTCAACCTAAGTTCAACTTAGAATAAAAACCTTGACGGCTCAAGCTGAAAGCTGGATTGAAAAGCTGACAGAAAGGAGTCGTTGCACGAGTATGTTTTAATAATCATCAATTTTCCAcaaataaattttgatttcataaatgttATCCTTTATTGTGTTCAAATTACAAATTGATGGACGTCTTCGCTGAAAATATTTAGAGATGAGATTTATGTGCAAAAAACTGACAACTCACTTCTGCAGAAACTTATGGAAACAATTAGCTTAGCAATTTAGAGCAATAAAGACACCAGAAAAAAAAGAGCACTAAAGCAATTCATACTTGAGGCCAAGCCACCAACTATATATTTCAAGATCGAGTCAAGCATAGCAATTACTAAGCTCAATATGAACGAATCAAGCTGAGACGAGCGTAGTCAAGCAATGAATCTTGGGCTCGGATTCACTTGTCATCACCCTTAGCTGAGCTACATATCTTTGGTGGTGCACCATATTTTATAACTGAAATTTCATTAGAATTTGACCTAAACCATGCATGCAAAACCAAGCAGTTTTCAAGAAAATGTAAGCAATTCATTGCAAAGGCAACACAAGGGAACTCGTATAAGGATTCCTTTTAAACAGCTCCAATTCAGTAATCCAGAAAAGATTCCTTATATGTACTTTAAGGGAATTACCAGAGGCTTCACTATACAGACTTTCTGGACTTCAAGACCCGCATCAGAACATCTAATTTTTGACCCACGAACTAGCGCTTGCAACTTGACAACACCTATTATGCAATACAAGGTTGAAACAGCTTGTCTCCTCACCAAATGCCCGCGAATAAGAGCCTGAAGCCTTATAATGCCCTTCAGGGCCTTGAATGCACGACGAGCCTTCACAGAATTTGCTCAAATTAGAAAAATGAAGAAATACCGACAAACACTGGATAATTAAAATCAGTTAATAGAGCCATGGCAATAGACAAAAAACATGTGGGTGCACACACACCATGGTGTAAAAACTCGCCCGAGTTAACTCGTATCGCCCGAGTTAACAAGGTTTTGGAGGCTGGCGATACGAGATATCCCGAGTTGTAAAGGTGTTTTTAAAAACGGCGAGATCTCGGCCGGTTCAACCGATCCGAACGAATTTTGTCCGCATTAAACGCTGTAAACCTCATATCTACTCGATTTTCGGCCGAATTCCCCATGTTTTCaacaaaaagaaagggaaaagggaaagaaatggagaaacttcattgaaatagagtagagaactccattttcaaatctaaaacaagagaggagagagatggt contains:
- the LOC110790506 gene encoding protein IQ-DOMAIN 31 isoform X2, producing MGKSPGKWIKTVFFGKKPSKSNFAKGKEKSTNEKEVNVRVRAPESDNDVNPPEVSSGALNEVHVDDHNLTSEYEESSLSQPDGEIAVSGDQNNDAKQTMETDVLTDDERIALEIAATKTQAAFRGYLARRAFKALKGIIRLQALIRGHLVRRQAVSTLYCIIGVVKLQALVRGSKIRCSDAGLEVQKVCIVKPLDGKIGVHGDVSAGATSLSVNAFTRKLLAPSPAVMPLRVQYDVTDPNSVQKWLDRWSISCPWKPVSPPKKVTNSKVQKKQANSVVIDGETGRPKRSVRKVPSLYDNVSTQSTSEVEKPRRNLKKVVTHPADSVQENPQHELEKVKRSLRKVHTPVSESSVQPQTEVTERPSHSPEKTNASIVQEVSIPDEVSIVENIKEEETSVTVKEEPITYSKPDEEEATEEDPLETNMSVELSNDDETMVKSESFESDEKDENTPVPNGVLKTKEDSTLNENQKSSKKASFTAKQEHMEDGLQNTPKLPSYMQATQSAKAKLRAQGSPKVVQDEAEKINVTRRHSLPSAPNGKISSQSPRTPKVLQGGSGGKAGTKTDKSLLSSRDGSAVSGKGSQAQWRR
- the LOC110790506 gene encoding protein IQ-DOMAIN 31 isoform X4, producing the protein MGKSPGKWIKTVFFGKKPSKSNFAKGKEKSTNEKEVNVRVRAPESDNDVNPPEVSSGALNEVHVDDHNLTSEYEESSLSQPDGEIAVSGDQNNDAKQTMETDVLTDDERIALEIAATKTQAAFRGYLARRAFKALKGIIRLQALIRGHLVRRQAVSTLYCIIGVVKLQALVRGSKIRCSDAGLEVQKVCIVKPLDGKIGVHGDVSAGATSLSVNAFTRKLLAPSPAVMPLRVQYDVTDPNSVQKWLDRWSISCPWKPVSPPKKVTNSKVQKKQANSVVIDGETGRPKRSVRKVPSLYDNVSTQSTSEVEKPRRNLKKVVTHPADSVQENPQHELEKVKRSLRKVHTPVSESSVQPQTEVTERPSHSPEKTNASIVQEVSIPDEVSIVENIKEEETSVTVKEEPITYSKPDEEEATEEDPLETNMSVELSNDDETMVKSESFESDEKDENTPVPNGVLKTKEDSTLNENQKSSKKASFTAKQEHMEDGLQNTPKLPSYMQATQSAKAKLRAQGSPKVVQDEAEKINVTRRHSLPSAPNGKISSQSPRTPKVLQGGSGGKAGTKTDKSLLSSRDGSGKGSQAQWRR
- the LOC110790506 gene encoding protein IQ-DOMAIN 31 isoform X3; this translates as MGKSPGKWIKTVFFGKKPSKSNFAKGKEKSTNEKEVNVRVRAPESDNDVNPPEVSSGALNEVHVDDHNLTSEYEESSLSQPDGEIAVSGDQNNDAKQTMETDVLTDDERIALEIAATKTQAAFRGYLARRAFKALKGIIRLQALIRGHLVRRQAVSTLYCIIGVVKLQALVRGSKIRCSDAGLEVQKVCIVKPLFQDGKIGVHGDVSAGATSLSVNAFTRKLLAPSPAVMPLRVQYDVTDPNSVQKWLDRWSISCPWKPVSPPKKVTNSKVQKKQANSVVIDGETGRPKRSVRKVPSLYDNVSTQSTSEVEKPRRNLKKVVTHPADSVQENPQHELEKVKRSLRKVHTPVSESSVQPQTEVTERPSHSPEKTNASIVQEVSIPDEVSIVENIKEEETSVTVKEEPITYSKPDEEEATEEDPLETNMSVELSNDDETMVKSESFESDEKDENTPVPNGVLKTKEDSTLNENQKSSKKASFTAKQEHMEDGLQNTPKLPSYMQATQSAKAKLRAQGSPKVVQDEAEKINVTRRHSLPSAPNGKISSQSPRTPKVLQGGSGGKAGTKTDKSLLSSRDGSGKGSQAQWRR